From the genome of Saccharomyces eubayanus strain FM1318 chromosome X, whole genome shotgun sequence, one region includes:
- the UBP12 gene encoding putative ubiquitin-specific protease UBP12, whose translation MDSSNASSSETSLVYNENQQSPGGTTPCDRLGVDLMNVLENNDEVKQEAAPVTNREIGDTESDASTGSSFASANELLRETNTKNETSVDANGGLTLTQQREMVARLTRVQREAQKEGDKVCIVPKAWYDKFLDPDVTDSQDIGPINTRVICRDFENFVLEDYNRCPYLSVSESVFEFLAEIYGLTSGSYPVITNLVMNQTTGELETEYNKWFFRLHHLTEKQEIRKRGYNQDDSVLYLSMSALDLVRDLVEKSMNLFFEKADHLDINAVDFKIWYVSQGSDVSADTNTSNVLNASYEITPLQFLELPIKKLLIPDMFENRLDVITSNPSDLVIEIKPIEGNYHWVSNHFVYNKLEPASGTTGLVNLGNTCYMNSALQCLVHLPQLRDYFLYNGYEKEINEENPLGYHGYVARAFSDLIQKLFQNKLSIMQRNGAFPPTMFKSTIGHFNSMFSGYMQQDSQEFLAFLLDSLHEDLNRIIKKAYIEKPSLSPGDDVNDWNVIKKLADDTWELHLKRNHSVITDLFVGMYKSTLYCPECKDVSTTFDPYNDVTLPLPVDTVWNKAVKIFPMNSPPLLLEVELSKSSTYLDLKNYVGRILGLDPNTLFGCEIFSNQIYVNYESIESNAKFLTLQELIKPADDVIFYELPMINDNEIIVPVVNTRIEKGYRNAMLFGVPFFITLTKEQRNNPAAIRMKLQKRFIHLSGGFISFATPVEDQADLVHSFPLLAEKYPDIELRDYEDILQYVSNMAVDKDKSFFSVKILPVEKEQQFVSNNQTGPSFWTPFSQLNYNRATDIKDSLTDVVRDIYSYPALVKSAQGTPMQVDDEGEAGLDEEHDSSKPLQAEDKLEDRKIETISGIRSDVNDQDEDMESIDDVDEDGSTQPLPTDSCRKEVLDKSENSLHSISHEIISADDIIVCEWEESASNEAFSDDKIYNWENPSILPNTELEKVKLERRNAKERTITLDDCLQLFSKPEILGLNDSWYCPTCKEHRQATKQIQLWNTPDILLIHLKRFQSQRSFSDKIDDTVNFPITNLDLSEHVVYKDDPRGSIYDLYAVDNHYGGLGGGHYTAYVKNFMDNKWYYFDDSRVTETVPENSIAGSAYLLFYIRRTKDGNELGGSKLQEIIRESRQEYDLRIKSIYDEQMKLYETNKTDDEEDMSDDIVESNEDVQTPEYSNRSLEVGHIETRDCGDEDDNDDGERTNSGRRKLRLLKKVYKNLDSGSSSTSEVSEGGLENESTGLEDLGYKNDVTLESPE comes from the coding sequence ATGGACTCTTCGAATGCTTCAAGTTCTGAGACTTCTTTGGTttataatgaaaaccaACAATCTCCAGGTGGCACGACACCATGTGATCGGTTGGGAGTGGATTTGATGAATGTTTTAGAGAATAATGATGAAGTAAAGCAAGAAGCGGCTCCAGTAACAAACCGTGAAATTGGGGACACGGAATCAGATGCTTCTACAGGTTCTTCGTTTGCTAGTGCTAATGAATTGCTTCGTGAAACTAATaccaaaaatgaaactaGTGTCGATGCTAATGGCGGCCTTACGTTAACACAGCAAAGAGAAATGGTCGCTCGACTGACAAGAGTACAGAGGGAAGCGCAAAAAGAAGGTGATAAAGTCTGCATTGTTCCAAAGGCATGGTATGATAAATTTTTAGACCCCGATGTCACTGATTCTCAAGATATTGGTCCTATTAATACACGGGTGATTTGCagagattttgaaaatttcgtGCTTGAGGATTACAACAGATGTCCATACCTATCTGTCAGTGAGTCTGTTTTCGAATTCTTGGCAGAAATTTATGGACTGACTAGTGGCTCTTATCCAGTTATTACTAATTTAGTTATGAACCAAACTACGGGGGAATTAGAGACGGAGTACAATAAATGGTTCTTCAGGTTGCATCACTTGACAGAGAAGCAAGAGATACGTAAAAGAGGGTATAATCAGGATGATTCAGTCTTGTACTTGTCAATGTCTGCGTTGGATTTGGTACGCGACTTAGTTGAGAAGAGTATGAATTTATTTTTCGAGAAAGCGGATCATTTAGACATAAATGCTGTAGACTTTAAAATTTGGTATGTCTCACAGGGATCAGACGTTTCCGCGGATACGAACACCAGTAATGTTTTGAATGCATCATACGAAATAACTCCATTGCAGTTTTTAGAGCTACCAATCAAAAAACTACTCATTCCAGATATGTTTGAAAATCGCTTGGACGTGATAACTTCAAACCCAAGTGATCTAGTTATAGAAATTAAACCTATAGAGGGCAATTACCATTGGGTTTCGAATCACTTTGTTTATAATAAACTCGAGCCAGCTTCAGGAACGACCGGTCTGGTCAATCTAGGAAACACGTGTTATATGAATTCGGCATTGCAATGCCTTGTGCACCTTCCCCAGTTGCGGGATTACTTTCTTTATAATGGatacgaaaaagaaataaatgaagaaaatcctCTCGGTTATCATGGTTATGTAGCTAGAGCATTTAGTGATTTGATTCAAAAGTTGTTCCAAAACAAACTGAGCATAATGCAAAGAAATGGAGCGTTTCCTCCAACGATGTTTAAATCTACTATTGGACATTTCAATTCCATGTTCTCCGGTTATATGCAACAAGATTCACAAGAATTTTTAGCCTTCCTATTAGACAGTTTACATGAAGACTTGAATAGGATTATAAAGAAGGCGTACATAGAGAAGCCATCATTATCTCCTGGTGATGATGTGAACGATTGGAATGTGATTAAAAAGTTGGCAGATGATACCTGGGAGCTGCATTTAAAGAGAAATCACTCAGTTATAACAGACTTATTTGTCGGTATGTATAAATCTACATTATACTGTCCTGAGTGTAAAGATGTTTCCACAACTTTTGATCCCTATAATGATGTTACGCTCCCGCTTCCAGTAGATACGGTATGGAATAAAGCTGTCAAGATTTTTCCTATGAACTCTCCgccacttcttcttgaagtcGAGTTAAGTAAATCTTCCACTTActtggatttgaaaaattatgtGGGTAGAATATTAGGGTTAGATCCAAATACGCTATTCGGTTGTGAAATCTTCAGTAATCAGATATATGTCAACTACGAATCAATAGAATCCAATGCTAAGTTTTTAACCTTACAAGAGTTGATCAAACCTGCTGATgatgtaattttttatgAATTACCGATGATTAATGATAATGAGATTATTGTTCCCGTGGTAAATACCAGAATTGAGAAAGGGTACAGGAATGCGATGTTATTTGGAGTTCCCTTCTTCATTACGCTtacaaaagaacaaaggaATAATCCGGCGGCAATAAGAATGAAACTCCAGAAAAGATTTATTCATTTGAGTGGTGGATTTATTTCCTTTGCAACCCCCGTTGAGGATCAGGCCGACTTAGTGCAtagttttcctttattggCAGAAAAATATCCAGATATTGAACTTCGGGATTATGAAGATATACTGCAATATGTATCAAATATGGCAGTCGATAAGGataaatcttttttctcagTCAAGATTCTACCTGTAGAAAAAGAGCAACAATTTGTTAGCAACAACCAAACAGGACCAAGCTTTTGGACCCCGTTCTCTCAGTTGAATTACAACAGAGCCACAGATATAAAGGATAGCCTAACAGATGTGGTTAGGGATATATACAGTTATCCAGCCCTAGTAAAATCTGCTCAAGGAACCCCTATGCAGGTGGACGATGAAGGCGAGGCCGGACTTGATGAGGAACACGATTCCTCAAAACCCTTACAGGCTGAAGACAAACTAGAGGATAGAAAGATAGAAACAATCAGTGGGATTAGAAGTGATGTTAATGATCAAGACGAAGATATGGAGTCAATAGACGATGTTGACGAAGATGGGAGTACACAGCCACTACCAACAGATAGTTGTAGAAAGGAAGTTTTGGATAAAAGCGAGAATAGCTTACACTCTATTTCGCACGAAATTATTTCTGCAGATGATATTATTGTTTGTGAATGGGAAGAATCGGCTTCAAACGAGGCCTTCTCTGACGATAAGATTTATAACTGGGAGAATCCAAGTATTTTGCCTAATACAGAGCTGGAAAAGGTCAAATTGGAAAGACGCAATGctaaagaaagaactaTAACATTAGACGACTGCCTCCAACTTTTCTCTAAACCTGAAATTCTAGGCTTAAACGACTCATGGTACTGTCCTACATGTAAGGAGCACCGTCAAGCTACGAAACAAATACAACTTTGGAACACGCCAGATATTTTACTAATACATCTGAAAAGGTTTCAAAGTCAAAGATCTTTTAGTGATAAAATTGATGATACCGTGAATTTTCCCATTACAAATTTGGATCTGTCAGAACACGTTGTTTATAAAGATGATCCTAGGGGCTCCATCTATGATTTGTACGCGGTAGATAATCACTACGGTGGTTTAGGTGGCGGGCATTACACTGCATACGTAAAGAATTTCATGGACAACAAATGGTATTACTTTGATGATTCACGAGTAACTGAAACGGTACCTGAAAACAGTATTGCCGGATCAgcatatttattattttacaTTCGCCGTACTAAAGATGGGAATGAATTGGGCGGCTCTAAACTACAAGAGATAATCAGGGAGTCACGCCAGGAATACGATTTACGTATTAAGAGTATATATGATGAGCAAATGAAACTATATGAAACGAATAAGACGGACGATGAGGAGGATATGTCTGATGATATAGTGGAAAGTAATGAGGATGTTCAAACCCCTGAATACAGCAATCGCAGTTTAGAGGTTGGACACATTGAAACGCGGGATTGTGGTGATGAAGACGACAACGATGATGGCGAAAGGACAAACTCGGGGAGAAGAAAACTGAGgctcttgaaaaaagtttacAAGAATTTGGACTCAGGTTCATCGAGTACGTCTGAAGTATCTGAAGGAGGTCTAGAAAATGAGAGCACTGGACTTGAAGACTTGGGTTATAAGAACGACGTAACTCTCGAATCTCCAGAATGA
- the ELO1 gene encoding fatty acid elongase ELO1: protein MQTYTLSTSKKFCLEEVAKFRPTVDRPFFNIYLWDHFNDAVKWVTAGRFQPKNFEFVAGELPLSEVNSVLIFIALYYVVVFGGRYLLKSCRPLKLTVFSQIHNLLLTSVSLLWLVLIVEQAVPMVYRHGLYFAICDIRSWTQPMVALYYFNYITKFVEFTDTILMVLKHKRLTFLHTYHHGATALLCYTELVGYTAVQWVPIILNLTVHVLMYWYYFLSASGVRVWWKAWVTRLQIIQFILDMIFIYFVLYQQTVAAYFMDSGLPFCGKCLGSLTAIYSGAAIVTSYLFLFISFYIEVYKSGGAKDKKKIDRKA, encoded by the coding sequence ATGCAAACATATACGCTAAGCACTTCGAAAAAATTTTGTCTCGAGGAAGTCGCTAAATTTCGCCCAACGGTGGATAGaccttttttcaatatttatCTGTGGGACCATTTCAACGATGCAGTCAAGTGGGTCACTGCAGGCCGTTTTCAGCCCAAGAATTTTGAGTTTGTGGCAGGAGAGCTACCTTTGAGTGAGGTAAATAGCGTGCTTATCTTCATTGCATTATACTATGTGGTCGTCTTTGGTGGGAGGTATCTATTAAAGTCATGTAGGCCTCTCAAATTGACCGTTTTTTCCCAAATCCACAATTTGTTGTTGACTTCTGTTTCCTTATTGTGGTTGGTGTTGATCGTGGAGCAGGCGGTGCCTATGGTGTATCGCCACGGGTTGTACTTCGCCATTTGTGACATTAGATCTTGGACCCAACCAATGGTGGCATTGTACTACTTCAATTATATCACCAAGTTCGTAGAGTTCACAGATACGATTCTCATGGTATTGAAGCATAAGAGGCTGACTTTCCTGCACACATATCACCACGGTGCCACAGCCCTGTTGTGCTACACTGAATTGGTCGGTTACACAGCAGTGCAATGGGTACCTATTATTTTGAACTTGACCGTTCACGTTCTCATGTATTGGTATTACTTCCTTTCTGCTAGCGGAGTCCGTGTGTGGTGGAAGGCCTGGGTAACTAGGTTGCAAATTATACAATTCATCCTTGATATGATTTTCATATATTTCGTACTTTACCAACAGACCGTCGCCGCATATTTCATGGACTCTGGTCTACCCTTCTGCGGAAAGTGTCTGGGTTCGTTAACCGCTATTTATTCTGGTGCAGCCATCGTCACATCTTATctgtttttgttcatttccTTCTATATTGAGGTTTACAAAAGTGGTGGTGccaaagataaaaagaagattgaCAGGAAAGCTTGA
- the CDC6 gene encoding AAA family ATPase CDC6 encodes MSVMPITPTKRIKRTLFDDVPATPPRPLKKKRLLFTSITPESSPEKLQFGPQSIFLRTKALLQKSSELVTLNNNGGALPARTKEYEHVMKFLSESISEHKSDSLYITGPPGTGKTAQLDMIIRQKFQSLPLSLSMSSSAHPPRHTNPHLQNLSWFELPDGRLESVAVTSINCISLSDPSSIFQKIFDSFQDLNGPTLQIKNMHQLQRFLEPYHKRTTFVVVLDEMDRLLHSNTNETQSVRTILELFLLAKLPTVSFVLIGMANSLDMKDRFLSRLNLNRDLLPQTIVFQPYTAEQMYDIIIQKLSSLPSIIFQPMAIRFAAKKCAGNTGDLRKLFDVLRGSVEIYELENRLLLSSMSKSMRSTQVPLTPTTSPVKQPSSQSQGKIGLNYIAKVFSKFMNNNSTRTRITKLNIQQKLILCTIIQSLKINSDATIDESFDHYIKVITKTDTLAPLQRNEFLEICTILETCGLVSIKKTKCKGKTKRFVDKIDVDLDMREFYDEMTKISILKPFLR; translated from the coding sequence ATGTCAGTTATGCCCATAACCCCAACGAAGCGCATTAAGAGAACTCTGTTTGACGATGTCCCAGCAACACCTCCAAGGCctctgaagaagaagagattgCTCTTCACAAGTATCACACCTGAGTCCTCTCCAGAAAAACTACAGTTCGGTCCTCAATCTATCTTCCTAAGGACGAAGGCACTTCTGCAGAAATCATCAGAGTTGGTAACCTTGAATAACAATGGCGGTGCTTTACCAGCAAGAACCAAGGAATATGAGCATgtgatgaaatttttgtcCGAATCTATCTCTGAGCACAAATCTGATTCGCTATACATCACAGGGCCACCAGGCACCGGCAAAACTGCCCAGCTGGACATGATTATAAGACAGAAGTTCCAATCATTACCACTGTCACTATCAATGTCAAGTTCGGCCCACCCACCAAGGCACACGAACCCGCACTTGCAGAACCTGTCTTGGTTTGAATTGCCTGATGGTAGACTGGAGTCTGTGGCGGTGACCAGTATTAACTGTATATCACTAAGCGATCCGTCTtccattttccaaaagatttttgattctttccaagatttgaatGGCCCCACTTtgcaaatcaaaaacatgCACCAATTACAAAGATTTTTAGAGCCTTACCATAAGAGGACCACCTTCGTGGTAGTGCTAGATGAAATGGATAGACTATTGCATTCCAACACGAATGAGACTCAATCAGTTAGAACAATTCTTGagttgtttcttttggcaAAATTGCCCACCGTGAGCTTCGTGCTGATAGGTATGGCTAATAGTCTGGATATGAAAGATAGATTTCTTTCCAGGCTAAACTTGAATAGAGATCTGTTGCCACAAACGATAGTTTTCCAACCATATACCGCTGAGCAGATGTATGACATTATCATTCAGAAATTAAGCAGTCTACCCAGCATCATCTTCCAACCAATGGCAATTAGATTTGCAGCAAAGAAATGCGCAGGTAACACTGGCGACCTGAGGAAGCTTTTTGATGTTTTAAGAGGAAGCGTTGAAATTTACGAGTTGGAAAACCGATTGCTGCTCTCGTCGATGAGCAAGTCCATGAGGTCTACGCAGGTACCGTTAACACCAACGACATCACCAGTAAAGCAACCATCGTCTCAATCACAAGGCAAAATAGGTTTGAACTATATTGCCAAagtcttttccaaatttatGAACAATAACTCGACAAGAACGAGAATTACAAAATTGAACATTCAGCAAAAATTAATTCTTTGTACTATCATCCAATCGCTTAAGATAAACTCGGACGCTACAATTGACGAATCGTTCGATCATTATATCAAAGTTATCACTAAGACTGACACTCTAGCCCCGTTGCAAAGAAATGaatttttagaaatttgTACAATTTTAGAAACATGCGGTCTAGTCTCCATCAAAAAGACGAAGTGTAAGGggaaaaccaaaagatttGTAGATAAGATTGATGTGGATCTCGATATGCGGGAGTTTTACGATGAAAtgacaaaaatttcaatcttGAAACCTTTCCTACGCTAG
- the SOP4 gene encoding Sop4p, producing MFSRIVLLLCVLGSVINATVAGTIKGRLDLAANNITGFVLTRTSFKLYQIGNFSTEYPYTATTTFQDDKGNFEFVNVPLNQGVNATTYYVMYPASMDFNLKPNRILIEFQNLENGTLQLNAFKNFFGRENFPSKDITYPEKLESMIVDPYIQVEILQKAPIRSYFQARNVSIFSTGIVGSILNSRWKLAGVITLIALVIFPIIVEKLDPETARAIKEEAKRKQREKYGAITSS from the coding sequence ATGTTTTCCCGGATTGTTCTTCTGTTATGCGTACTCGGATCTGTAATTAATGCTACAGTCGCAGGAACCATTAAGGGCAGGTTAGATTTAGCAGCAAATAATATCACCGGCTTTGTTTtaacaagaacaagttTTAAACTCTATCAGATCGGTAATTTCTCAACGGAATACCCTTACACAGCTACTACTACCTTTCAAGATGATAAAGGTAATTTTGAGTTTGTAAACGTTCCCCTAAACCAAGGTGTTAATGCAACCACATATTATGTTATGTATCCAGCATCCATGgatttcaatttgaaaCCGAATAGAATTCTTATTGAGTTCCAGAACCTAGAAAATGGCACATTGCAATTGAACGCATTCAAGAACTTTTTTGGAAGGGAGAATTTCCCATCAAAGGATATAACGTATCCAGAAAAACTAGAATCTATGATTGTAGACCCTTACATTCAAGTGGAAATTTTACAGAAAGCACCAATAAGGTCGTATTTTCAAGCAAGGAATGTCAGTATCTTTTCCACAGGTATAGTTGGTAGCATCTTGAATTCACGTTGGAAATTGGCAGGTGTCATTACATTAATCGCCCTTGTCATTTTCCCAATCATAGTGGAAAAACTGGACCCAGAAACTGCACGAGCCATCAAAGAGgaagcaaaaagaaaacaaagagaaaagtaTGGAGCTATTACTTCGAGTTAG
- the RPS14B gene encoding 40S ribosomal protein uS11 has product MANDLVQARDNSQVFGVARIFASFNDTFVHVTDLSGKETIARVTGGMKVKADRDESSPYAAMLAAQDVAVKCKEVGITAVHVKIRATGGTRTKTPGPGGQAALRALARSGLRIGRIEDVTPVPSDSTRKKGGRRGRRL; this is encoded by the exons atgGCTAACG ACCTTGTTCAAGCTCGTGACAATTCCCAAGTATTCGGTGTTGCAAGAATCTTTGCTTCTTTCAACGATACTTTCGTCCATGTCACCGATCTATCTGGTAAGGAAACCATCGCCAGAGTTACTGGTGGTATGAAGGTTAAGGCTGACAGAGATGAATCTTCTCCATACGCTGCTATGTTGGCTGCCCAAGATGTCGCCGTCAAGTGTAAGGAAGTTGGTATCACCGCCGTCCACGTCAAAATCAGAGCTACTGGTGGTACTAGAACTAAGACTCCAGGTCCAGGTGGTCAAGCTGCTTTGAGAGCTTTGGCCAGATCCGGTTTGAGAATTGGTCGTATCGAAGATGTTACCCCAGTTCCATCTGACTCCACCAGAAAGAAGGGTGGTAGAAGAGGTAGAAGATTATGA
- the RPS22A gene encoding 40S ribosomal protein uS8: MTRSSVLADALNAINNAEKTGKRQVLIRPSSKVIIKFLQVMQKHGYIGEFEYIDDHRSGKIVVQLNGRLNKCGVISPRFNVKIGDVEKWTANLLPARQFGYVILTTSAGIMDHEEARRKHVSGKILGFVY; the protein is encoded by the coding sequence ATGACCAGATCTTCTGTTTTAGCTGATGCTTTGAATGCCATTAACAACGCTGAAAAGACCGGTAAGCGTCAAGTTTTGATTAGACCATCCTCCAAGGTCATTATCAAGTTTTTGCAAGTTATGCAAAAGCATGGTTACATTGGTGAATTCGAATACATTGATGACCACAGATCTGGTAAGATTGTTGTTCAATTAAACGGTAGATTGAACAAGTGTGGTGTTATTTCTCCAAGATTTAACGTCAAGATTGgtgatgttgaaaaatggacTGCTAACTTGTTACCAGCCAGACAATTCGGTTACGTCATCTTGACCACCTCCGCCGGTATCATGGACCATGAAGAAGCCAGAAGAAAGCACGTCTCTGGTAAGATTTTGGGTTTCGTTTACTAA
- the RPL39 gene encoding 60S ribosomal protein eL39: MAAQKSFRTKQKMAKAKKQNRPLPQWVRLRTNNTIRYNAKRRNWRRTKMNI; this comes from the exons ATGGCT GCTCAAAAGTCTTTCAGAACCAAGCAAAAAATGGCTAAGGCTAAGAAGCAAAACAGACCATTGCCACAATGGGTCAGATTGAGAACTAACAACACTATCCGTTACAACGCTAAGAGAAGAAACTGGAGAAGAACTAAGATGAACATTTAA
- the SWE1 gene encoding tyrosine protein kinase SWE1, which translates to MSSLDEDEEDFEMFDTEDSLFMGKKAFGKKVDEDDEDDGAVGGSTPTNKLKFYPYSNNKLTRSTGTLNLSLSNTALSESNSKFLGKIEEEEEEEEEEEDEEEHNHDDEEEEEEEEETMDSRINRWSPFNETDNVATPTVKRSMDRTSSPSFLGQWNQRWFPANQSRNDSNPPSSSYTVAKPNQSVFTSSGLISKMSRDSSLYPTKLRIPETPVKKSPLVEGRDHHHIHLSNSKIISSSLSVSPLNFVDDNNLHEDLLFSDSPSSKALPSIHVSAIDSSPLSETKYQSHDRNNSHSNILSPTTSLITNNSPQTLHSNKFKKIKRTRNSVILKNKELTNSLQQFKDDLYGTDENFPPPIIISSHHSIRKSTQHCQLRNPNDNDTDEEISTPTRRKSISGAKPQTHYETKPLSLSSASVPTKSNAETHSISSTDSSPLNSKRRLISSNKLSTNPDSHLFEKFTNVHSIGKGQFSTVYQVTFAQTNKKYAIKAIKPNKYNSLKRILLEIKILNEVTNQITSDQEGKEYIIDYISSWKFQNSYYIMTELCENGNLDGFLQEQVIAKKMRLEDWRIWKIIVELSLALRFIHESCHIVHLDLKPANVMITFEGNLKLGDFGMAAHLPLEDKSFENEGDREYIAPEIISDCTYDYKADIFSLGLMIVEIAANVILPDNGNAWHKLRSGDLSDAGRLSSTDIHSESLFSDTTKVDTNDIFDFERENTTNNSNNNNTANTATAITTATNTTTTTTTTTTTTTTNNNNNNNNNTPTGNITTTKNGLVLHKSFKIPAWVPKFLIDGESLERMVRWMIEPNYERRPTANQILQTEECLYVEMTRSAGAIIQEDDFGPKPKFFI; encoded by the coding sequence ATGAGTTCTTTGGACGAGGATGAGGAGGACTTTGAAATGTTTGACACCGAGGACTCCCTGTTCATGGGGAAGAAGGCGTTTGGGAAAAAGGTtgatgaggatgatgaGGACGACGGTGCTGTAGGAGGGAGTACTCCGACGAATAAATTAAAATTTTATCCGTACTCGAACAATAAACTGACGAGAAGTACGGGTACTTTGAACTTGTCGTTAAGTAATACCGCTTTATCAGAATCTAACTCGAAATTCTTAGGTAAgatcgaagaagaagaagaagaagaagaagaagaagaagacgaagaagaacatAACcatgatgacgaagaggaggaggaagaagaggaagaaaccATGGATTCCCGTATAAATAGATGGTCTCCCTTCAACGAAACCGATAATGTTGCTACGCCTACTGTCAAGAGATCGATGGACAGGACCAGCAGTCCCAGCTTCCTTGGGCAGTGGAACCAGCGATGGTTCCCCGCAAACCAGAGTCGCAATGATAGTAACCCTCCTTCCTCTTCATACACCGTTGCTAAGCCCAACCAGTCTGTCTTCACCTCTTCGGGACTCATATCTAAGATGTCCAGggattcttctttataCCCTACAAAACTAAGAATACCAGAAACACCAGTCAAAAAATCTCCCTTGGTAGAGGGAAGAGACCATCATCATATCCATCTTTCGAATTCTAAAATCATATCCTCTTCACTAAGCGTGTCTCCCTTGAACTTTGTCGACGATAACAATTTACACGAAgatcttttattttcagaTTCTCCATCTTCCAAAGCTTTACCCTCCATTCATGTATCCGCCATAGACTCATCCCCATTAAGCGAGACTAAATACCAATCACATGACCGTAACAATAGTCATAGCAACATTCTGTCCCCTACTACCAGTTTGATCACAAATAATTCTCCACAGACATTGCAttccaacaaattcaaaaaaatcaagaggACTAGGAATTCTGTcattttaaaaaacaaagagcTAACGAACAGTTTACAACAATTTAAAGACGATCTGTATGGTACAGACGAAAATTTCCCACCTCCTATTATAATATCAAGCCACCATTCAATCAGGAAAAGCACCCAGCATTGTCAACTTCGTAACCCTAACGACAATGACACCGATGAAGAGATTTCTACTCCAACTAGGCGAAAATCTATATCAGGCGCAAAACCACAAACTCATTATGAAACGAAACCtttatcattatcttcaGCATCGGTACCAACTAAGTCAAACGCAGAGACGCATTCTATATCTTCCACAGACTCCTCCCCTTTAAATTCTAAGAGGCGTCTAATTTCCTCGAACAAATTATCTACAAATCCAGATTCTCatttgtttgaaaaatttacaaaTGTGCATTCTATTGGCAAAGGCCAATTTTCCACTGTTTACCAAGTTACATTTGctcaaacaaacaaaaaatatgcCATTAAAGCCATTAAGCCGAATAAATACAACTCCTTGAAACGCATTTTGCTAGAGATAAAAATACTAAACGAAGTAACGAACCAAATCACGTCGGACCAAGAAGGTAAGGAATATATCATCGACTACATTAGTTCGTGGAAGTTTCAAAACTCGTATTACATTATGACAGAGTTGTGTGAGAATGGTAATTTGGACGGATTCTTACAAGAACAAGTAATTGCCAAGAAGATGAGATTAGAAGATTGgagaatttggaaaatcaTAGTGGAGTTAAGTTTAGCGCTAAGATTCATCCACGAATCATGTCACATTGTACATCTAGATCTAAAACCAGCCAATGTCATGATAACTTTTGAAGGTAATTTGAAACTAGGTGATTTTGGAATGGCTGCTCACCTTCCCTTAGAAGataaaagttttgaaaatgaaggcGATAGAGAATACATTGCACCAGAAATAATTTCAGATTGCACTTACGATTACAAAGCAGATATTTTCTCCCTAGGTTTAATGATTGTTGAAATTGCTGCGAACGTTATATTGCCGGACAATGGTAATGCGTGGCACAAGCTAAGATCAGGCGATTTGTCAGACGCAGGGCGGTTAAGCTCTACGGATATCCATTCAGAATCATTGTTTTCAGATACTACGAAAGTCGATACCAATGatatatttgattttgaaagagaaaacactacaaacaacagcaacaacaacaacaccGCCAATACTGCTACTGCTATTACTACCGCTACTaataccaccaccaccaccactactactactaccactactactactaataataataataataataataataacactCCAACAGGTAATATCACTACTACTAAAAATGGTCTGGTTCTGCataaaagtttcaaaattccCGCATGGGTACCGAAGTTCCTCATAGATGGCGAGTCACTCGAAAGAATGGTTCGATGGATGATAGAACCCAATTATGAGAGGAGACCCACTGCAAATCAAATTTTACAGACTGAAGAATGTTTGTACGTGGAAATGACTCGTAGTGCAGGCGCCATCATTCAGGAAGATGATTTTGGGCCCaaaccaaaattttttatatga